One region of Glycine max cultivar Williams 82 chromosome 9, Glycine_max_v4.0, whole genome shotgun sequence genomic DNA includes:
- the LOC100812099 gene encoding uncharacterized protein isoform X2, which yields MKKNKEKEKEKCVAVTSPVSGEDSDDKQRPAFPSVRFSSRNASSKYDFVKVKVWLGDNADHYYVLSRFLLSRMLTVTKIPNHVAIKIALELKKLLTDNSLLDVSQSDLEVNLFKLMERRGYGEEYINRYKMMTRFHHQRVPLVILVCGTACVGKSTIATQLAQRLNLPNVLQTDMVYELLRTSTDAPLASTPVWARDFSSSEELITEFCRECRVVRKGLAGDLKKAMKDGKPIIIEGIHLDPSIYLVDDDNKSPSGVHSENKEINPAFMTLDDNATAQIKDSHVSSSDESNGGSRILSSDEGVSADQVDAVSNSMASIGLAESIPEHKVASLRELETDKTTISKEKSGPKPIIVPIVLKMAEFDHKALLEEWISARTFNDKCPDLDNEKLIANLKTIQDYLCSFTSQGLTVVNVSATTFPQTLDWLHGYLLQCIEQGIEENVTPVAPA from the exons atgaagaaaaataaagagaaagagaaagagaagtgcGTGGCTGTGACAAGCCCTGTGAGTGGCGAAGACAGCGATGATAAGCAACGCCCTGCCTTTCCCTCGGTCAGATTCTCTTCCCGCAACGCTTCTTCCAAATACGATTTCGTCAAG gtgaaGGTGTGGTTGGGTGATAATGCGGATCACTACTACGTTCTCTCCAGATTTTTGCTCAGCAGAATGCTAACGGTAACCAAG ATTCCAAACCACGTAGCTATCAAAATTGCTCTCGAATTGAAGAAGCTGCTCACAGATAACAGCCTTCTAGATGT CTCTCAATCTGACTTGGAAGTCAACCTATTTAAG CTTATGGAGCGGCGGGGATATGGAGAAGAGTACATAAATCGTTACAAGATGATGACAAG ATTTCATCATCAAAGAGTTCCATTAGTAATCCTTGTTTGTGGAACTGCTTGTGTTGGGAAGTCTACTATTGCCACCCAGCTTGCACAGAGGCTAAATTTACCAAATGTATTACAG ACAGATATGGTTTATGAATTGTTGCGCACATCAACAGA TGCACCATTGGCATCAACTCCAGTATGGGCAAGAGACTTCAGTTCATCAGAGGAGTTAATAACTGAATTTTGCAGAGAATGCAGGGTTGTTCGCAAAG GTTTGGCCGGTGATCTGAAAAAGGCAATGAAAGATGGGAAGCCAATTATAATCGAG GGGATACATTTGGATCCAAGCATTTATTTAGTAGATGATGACAATAAATCACCTTCTGGTGTACATTcagaaaataaagagataaatCCAGCATTTATGACATTGGATGATAATGCTACTGCACAAATAAAAGACAGTCATGTGAGTAGCAGTGATGAGAGTAATGGTGGCTCCAGGATTTTGAGCTCTGATGAAGGAGTATCTGCGGACCAGGTTGATGCAGTATCAAATTCTATGGCATCCATTGGCCTAGCTGAAAGCATCCCTGAACATAAAG TTGCTTCTCTTAGGGAGCTGGAGACAGACAAAACTACTATTAGTAAGGAGAAGTCAGGTCCCAAACCAATAATTGTGCCTATTGTTTTGAAGATGGCTGAATTTGATCATAAG GCATTACTTGAGGAGTGGATCTCTGCTCGCACATTTAATGACAAATGTCCTGACCTG GATAATGAGAAGCTTATAGCCAACTTGAAAACCATACAGGATTATCTGTGCTCGTTCACATCACAG
- the LOC100816916 gene encoding structural maintenance of chromosomes protein 6B has translation MGESSSRVSHTLHQPTAGIVKRLRLENFMCHSKHETEFGNHVNFITGQNGSGKSAILTALCVAFGCRAKGTQRASTLKDFIKTGATTAVIQVEIQNEGEDAFKPEIYGPVIIVERRISESTSSTTLKDHQGRKVVSRKADLLEIVEHFNIDVENPCVIMSQDKSREFLHSGNNKDKFKFFYKATLLQQVNDLLESISNEITSAQLVVEELETAIRPIENELNELQVKIRNMEHVEQISIQVQQLKKKLAWSWVYHVDEQLEQQNVKIEKLKNRIPTCQAKIDQQLHLVEKLEEIWSKKKEEIKSMFAKTSQVNQMKENLNQSVSMAKKEAFELERDCKCKTSNIQKMVNQLEKLKKQVQDIHDQHVKNSQAEESNMEEKLKGLKDEVHAAESKLKRLQEEEALLLDNIHRQKDEIRKIADKIDDHEKSYKDLMCQIRGLQQNQSNKITVFGGNKVLDLLRIIENYHQRFKMPPIGPIGAHLKLLHGNKWALAVEHAIGRLLNSFIVTDHADCRLLKQCAKEAHFGHLQIIVYDFSIPRLTIPQHMLPDTEHPSILSVLQCENQTVINVLVDHGNVERQVLVKDYEVGKVVVFDRRIRNLKEAYTEDGCRMFCRGPVQNFLQPNMRRRTGRLCGSFEDEIKKLHAEASDVKNEANGCKNIKRKAEIKLEELDKNMNSIKRQCVDADKSLTSKKLVLEQEEMDLYTAKNSATPLSSVDELIEEISEIQKKIKDEKVLLEGLRQKECEAAGKADDLKVKFDKLCESANGEFASYEKAESELVEIEKEMDSAKKAKDHYEGIMKNKVLLDIEEAEEHYLELTKMRKESVEKASIICSLNELDSLGGCEGNTPEQISAQLERLNQTIRRESQRYSESIDDLRMLYKKKERKIIKRQQVYKTLRQKLDACQRALELRKRKFQRNATYLKHQLSWKFNGHLRKKGISGLIKVNYEDKTLMIEVQMPQDASNRAVRDTRGLSGGERSFSTLCFALALHEMTEAPFRAMDEFDVFMDAVSRKISLDTLVDFAEAHGSQWIFITPHDTSSVRAGDRIKKMQMAAPRS, from the exons ATGGGGGAATCCAGTTCTAGGGTTTCCCACACTCTTCATCAACCCACCGCAGGCATCGTCAAGCGACTTCGACTCGAGAACTTCATGTGCCATTCCAAACACGAGACCGAGTTCGGAAACCACGTCAATTTCATCACCGGTCAAAACGGAA GTGGTAAGAGTGCAATCCTAACTGCACTGTGTGTTGCATTTGGCTGTCGAGCCAAAGGGACTCAAAGGGCTTCCACTTTGAAGGATTTCATTAAAACTGGCGCCAC TACTGCTGTCATCcaagttgaaattcaaaatgaaggaGAGGATGCTTTTAAACCTGAAATATATGGTCCTGTTATCATTGTAGAACGTAGGATATCTGAATCCACAAGTTCTACTACTTTAAAAGATCACCAAG GAAGGAAGGTTGTCAGTCGGAAAGCAGATCTTCTAGAAATCGTTGAACATTTTAAT ATTGACGTGGAGAATCCATGTGTAATTATGAGTCAAGACAAAAGCAGAGAATTTTTGCATTCTGGGAATAACAAGGATAAATTTAAG TTCTTTTACAAGGCCACGCTTCTTCAGCAAGTCAATGATCTTCTGGAAAGCATTTCCAATGAAATAACTTCTGCACAATTAGTAGTTGAAGAATTAGAGACTGCAATAAGGCCCATAGAGAATGAGCTTAATGAGCTGCAagttaaaattagaaatatggAACATGTTGAACAAATATCCATACAGGTTCAGCAGTTAAAGAAGAAACTTGCATGGTCATGGGTTTATCATGTGGATGAGCAACTGGAGCAACAAAATGTAAAGATTGAAAAGTTGAAGAATCGGATACCTACCTGCCAGGCTAAGATTGATCAACAACTG CATTTAGTTGAAAAGTTGGAGGAAATCTGGTCCAAGAAGAAAGAGGAAATTAAAAGTATGTTTGCAAAGACATCACAAGTTAATCAAATGAAGGAAAATTTAAACCAGTCTGTGTCCATG GCAAAGAAAGAGGCGTTTGAACTTGAGCGAGACTGCAAATGCAAAACCAGCAACATACAGAAGATGGTTAATCAACTTGAAAAGCTTAAAAAACAAGTACAGGATATCCATGATCAGCACGTAAAAAATTCTCAG GCTGAAGAATCTAACATGGAGGAGAAACTGAAGGGGCTTAAAGATGAGGTTCATGCAGCTGAGTCAAAGCTGAAGAG AttgcaagaagaagaagctttGTTACTGGATAACATACATAGGCAAAAGGATGAAATCCGAAAGATAGCTGATAAG ATCGATGATcatgaaaaaagttataaagatTTGATGTGTCAAATTCGTGGTCTTCAACaaaatcaaagcaataag ATTACTGTTTTTGGAGGAAATAAAGTGTTAGATTTGTTACGTATAATTGAGAACTACCACCAAAGGTTTAAGATGCCTCCAATTGGTCCCATCGGTGCCCATCTG AAGCTTCTTCATGGTAATAAATGGGCACTTGCCGTAGAACATGCTATTGGGAGATTGCTCAATTCTTTTATAGTGACTGATCATGCGGATTGTCGTCTTCTGAAACAATGTGCGAAGGAAGCACACTTTGGTCACCTTCAAATtattgtttatgatttttcaaTCCCAAG GTTGACGATACCACAGCACATGCTTCCTGATACAGAACATCCATCAATTCTTTCTGTCTTACAATGCGAGAATCAAACTGTGATTAATGTCTTAGTGGATCAT GGAAATGTTGAGAGACAAGTGCTTGTTAAGGATTATGAAGTTGGGAAAGTGGTTGTCTTTGACCGAAGGATTCGAAATTTGAAGGAGGCCTATACAGAAGATGGATGTAGAAT GTTTTGTCGAGGTCCAGTGCAGAATTTTCTTCAACCAAATATGAGGCGAAGAACTGGTCGTCTTTGTGGTTCTTTTGAAGATGAGATTAAGAAACTTCATGCTGAAGCGTCTGATGTAAAAAATGAAGCCAATGgctgtaaaaatattaaaagaaaggcAGAGATCAAGCTTGAGGAGCTTGACAAGAATATGAATTCTATCAAG AGGCAATGTGTAGATGCAGATAAAAGTTTAACTTCTAAGAAGCTAGTGTTGGAGCAGGAAGAAATGGATTTGTACACTGCTAAAAATAGTGCAACACCTTTATCCTCTGTTGATGAGCtcattgaagaaatttca gagatccagaaaaaaataaaagacgaGAAAGTCTTGTTGGAAGGCCTTCGGCAAAAGGAGTGTGAAGCAGCAGGAAAAGCAGATGATCTTAAAGTCAAATTTGACAAACTGTGTG AATCAGCGAATGGTGAATTTGCTTCCTATGAGAAAGCTGAGAGTGAACTTgtagaaattgaaaaagaaatggaTTCAGCAAAAAag GCAAAGGATCATTATGAGGGTATCATGAAAAACAAGGTCCTACTTGATATTGAGGAGGCAGAGGAACACTATCTGGAGCTTACAAAGATGCGCAAG GAAAGTGTTGAAAAGGCTTCCATAATTTGCTCCCTGAATGAACTTGATTCATTAGGCGGTTGTGAAGGGAATACCCCAGAGCAAATCAGTGCACAATTAGAAAGACTAAATCAGACAATTAGGCGTGAGAGCCAAAG GTACTCTGAATCAATCGATGATCTCAGGATGCTGTATAAGAAAAAAGAGCGTAAGATTATAAAAAGGCAGCAAGTTTACAAAACTCTTCGACAGAAATTGGat GCTTGCCAGAGAGCCTTAGAGTTACGAAAGAGAAAGTTTCAGAGAAATGCAACTTATCTGAAGCACCAGCTTTCTTGGAA ATTTAATGGCCATTTGAGAAAGAAGGGGATTAGTGGACTTATCAAAGTTAACTATGAAGATAAAACCTTAATGATTGAG gtaCAAATGCCACAAGATGCATCAAACAGAGCTGTTCGAGACACTAGGGGGCTTTCAG GTGGCGAGCGCTCTTTTTCAACATTGTGCTTTGCATTGGCGCTTCATGAAATGACAGAGGCCCCTTTTAGAGCAATGGATGAATTTGATGTCTTCATG GATGCAGTAAGCCGAAAAATCAGCTTGGACACCCTAGTTGATTTTGCTGAGGCACATGGATCACAGTGGATATTCATTACTCCGCATGATACTAG CTCGGTGAGGGCAGGGGACAGGATAAAGAAGATGCAAATGGCCGCTCCACGTTCTTGA
- the LOC100813189 gene encoding leucine-rich repeat receptor-like protein kinase TDR gives MKHFLLFLITFSFLCQTHLLILLSATTTLPLQLVALLSIKSSLLDPLNNLHDWDPSPSPTFSNSNPQHPIWCSWRAITCHPKTSQITTLDLSHLNLSGTISPQIRHLSTLNHLNLSGNDFTGSFQYAIFELTELRTLDISHNSFNSTFPPGISKLKFLRHFNAYSNSFTGPLPQELTTLRFIEQLNLGGSYFSDGIPPSYGTFPRLKFLDLAGNAFEGPLPPQLGHLAELEHLEIGYNNFSGTLPSELGLLPNLKYLDISSTNISGNVIPELGNLTKLETLLLFKNRLTGEIPSTLGKLKSLKGLDLSDNELTGPIPTQVTMLTELTMLNLMNNNLTGEIPQGIGELPKLDTLFLFNNSLTGTLPRQLGSNGLLLKLDVSTNSLEGPIPENVCKGNKLVRLILFLNRFTGSLPHSLANCTSLARVRIQNNFLNGSIPQGLTLLPNLTFLDISTNNFRGQIPERLGNLQYFNMSGNSFGTSLPASIWNATDLAIFSAASSNITGQIPDFIGCQALYKLELQGNSINGTIPWDIGHCQKLILLNLSRNSLTGIIPWEISILPSITDVDLSHNSLTGTIPSNFNNCSTLENFNVSFNSLIGPIPSSGIFPNLHPSSYAGNQGLCGGVLAKPCAADALAASDNQVDVHRQQPKRTAGAIVWIVAAAFGIGLFVLVAGTRCFHANYNHRFGDEVGPWKLTAFQRLNFTAEDVLECLSLSDKILGMGSTGTVYRAEMPGGEIIAVKKLWGKQKENNIRRRRGVLAEVEVLGNVRHRNIVRLLGCCSNNECTMLLYEYMPNGNLDDLLHAKNKGDNLVADWFNRYKIALGVAQGICYLHHDCDPVIVHRDLKPSNILLDAEMKARVADFGVAKLIQTDESMSVIAGSYGYIAPEYAYTLQVDEKSDIYSYGVVLMEILSGKRSVDAEFGDGNSIVDWVRSKIKSKDGINDILDKNAGAGCTSVREEMIQMLRIALLCTSRNPADRPSMRDVVLMLQEAKPKRKLLDSVIVGRCAGDNVVGGGGGDIPLPQKPTADQC, from the exons ATGAaacattttcttctctttctcatcACATTCTCCTTCCTCTGCCAAACACACCTACTCATACTTCTCTCTGCCACAACAACCCTGCCCCTCCAACTCGTTGCTCTCCTCTCCATAAAATCATCCCTCCTAGACCCTCTCAATAACCTCCATGACTGGGACCCCTCCCCCTCCCCCACCTTCTCCAACTCCAATCCCCAACACCCCATATGGTGTTCCTGGAGAGCCATCACATGCCACCCCAAAACATCACAAATCACCACCCTAGACCTCTCCCACCTCAATCTCTCCGGCACTATCTCCCCCCAAATCCGCCACCTTTCCACCTTAAACCACCTTAACCTCAGTGGAAATGACTTCACCGGGAGTTTCCAATACGCCATTTTCGAACTAACAGAACTGAGAACACTAGACATCAGCCACAACTCCTTCAATTCAACCTTTCCACCGGGTATATCAAAACTCAAATTCCTCAGGCACTTCAACGCCTACAGCAACAGCTTCACCGGCCCTCTCCCCCAAGAGTTAACCACCCTTCGTTTCATCGAACAACTGAACCTCGGCGGAAGCTACTTCAGCGACGGGATTCCACCAAGCTATGGCACTTTCCCGAGACTCAAGTTTCTAGACTTAGCCGGTAACGCCTTCGAAGGTCCACTCCCACCCCAACTAGGCCACTTGGCTGAACTAGAACACTTGGAAATTGGATACAACAATTTCTCAGGAACACTACCCTCAGAACTGGGATTGCTTCCTAACCTCAAATACTTGGACATCTCAAGCACTAACATTTCAGGGAACGTGATTCCGGAGCTGGGAAACCTCACCAAGCTGGAGACACTTCTGCTGTTCAAGAACAGGTTAACAGGGGAAATCCCATCAACCTTAGGAAAATTGAAGTCACTTAAAGGCCTTGATCTGTCAGACAACGAACTCACTGGGCCAATCCCCACTCAAGTCACCATGCTAACCGAGCTAACCATGCTCAACCTAATGAACAACAACCTCACAGGGGAAATACCACAGGGGATTGGAGAACTACCTAAGCTAGACACTCTGTTCCTCTTCAACAACTCACTCACTGGAACACTCCCTCGACAACTTGGCTCCAACGGGTTACTGCTGAAACTAGATGTTTCCACAAACTCACTCGAAGGTCCAATCCCTGAAAATGTGTGCAAAGGTAACAAGCTCGTGAGACTCATACTCTTCCTCAACAGATTCACCGGTTCTCTCCCACATTCCCTCGCCAACTGCACCTCACTCGCTAGGGTTCGCATCCAAAACAATTTTCTCAACGGTTCAATCCCCCAAGGCCTCACGCTCCTCCCTAACCTAACATTTCTAGACATCAGCACCAACAACTTCCGTGGTCAAATTCCGGAACGCTTAGGTAATTTGCAGTACTTCAACATGTCCGGAAACTCCTTCGGAACCTCCTTACCGGCCTCTATTTGGAATGCTACTGATCTTGCGATCTTCTCTGCTGCTTCCTCGAACATCACTGGTCAAATTCCTGATTTCATAGGGTGTCAGGCATTGTATAAGCTCGAACTGCAGGGAAATTCCATCAACGGTACGATTCCGTGGGACATTGGACACTGCCAGAAGCTCATTTTACTGAATCTGAGTCGAAACTCACTCACCGGAATCATTCCCTGGGAAATCTCCATTCTCCCTTCCATCACCGACGTTGATCTCTCTCACAATTCCCTCACCGGAACCATTCCTTCGAACTTCAACAACTGCTCCACGCTCGAGAATTTCAACGTTAGCTTCAACTCCCTCATCGGTCCAATTCCTTCCTCCGGCATTTTCCCGAACCTACATCCTTCCTCCTACGCCGGCAACCAGGGGCTCTGCGGCGGCGTGTTGGCCAAACCCTGCGCCGCCGACGCCCTCGCCGCCTCCGATAACCAGGTCGACGTCCACCGCCAGCAGCCGAAGAGAACCGCCGGTGCAATAGTCTGGATCGTCGCGGCGGCGTTCGGTATCGGCCTCTTCGTGCTCGTCGCCGGCACGCGCTGCTTTCACGCGAACTACAACCACAGGTTCGGCGACGAGGTAGGGCCGTGGAAGTTAACGGCGTTCCAGCGTTTGAATTTCACGGCAGAGGACGTGCTGGAGTGTTTGTCGTTGTCCGATAAGATACTGGGGATGGGATCCACGGGAACGGTTTACAGAGCAGAAATGCCAGGTGGCGAGATCATAGCGGTTAAGAAGCTGTGGGGGAAGCAGAAGGAGAATAATATCAGACGGAGGAGAGGGGTTCTGGCTGAGGTGGAGGTGTTGGGAAACGTGAGGCACAGGAATATCGTGAGGTTGTTAGGGTGCTGCAGCAACAATGAGTGCACCATGCTGCTTTACGAGTACATGCCCAATGGCAATTTGGATGATTTGTTGCATGCCAAAAATAAAGGAGATAATTTAGTTGCTGATTGGTTCAATAGGTACAAGATCGCCTTGGGTGTGGCTCAGGGAATTTGTTATCTCCACCATGACTGTGATCCGGTAATCGTACACCGTGATCTCAAACCTAGTAACATATTATTGGACGCTGAGATGAAGGCCAGAGTGGCAGATTTTGGTGTTGCCAAGTTGATTCAGACCGATGAGTCCATGTCTGTCATTGCCGGTTCCTATGGCTACATTGCTCCAG AATATGCTTACACCCTTCAAGTCGATGAGAAGAGTGACATTTACAGCTACGGAGTGGTGTTGATGGAGATCCTTAGCGGAAAACGTTCGGTGGATGCAGAATTTGGCGATGGGAACAGCATTGTTGATTGGGTTAGGTCTAAGATAAAGTCAAAAGATGGCATTAATGACATATTGGACAAGAATGCAGGGGCAGGGTGCACCTCAGTGAGAGAAGAGATGATACAAATGCTTAGGATTGCATTGCTTTGCACCAGTAGAAACCCAGCGGATAGGCCTTCTATGAGGGATGTTGTGTTGATGCTGCAAGAGGCCAAGCCAAAGAGGAAATTGCTTGATAGTGTTATTGTGGGTCGATGTGCTGGGGACAATGTGGTTGGTGGTGGTGGGGGTGACATTCCTTTGCCACAAAAGCCAACCGCGGATCAATGCTAA
- the LOC100812650 gene encoding F-box protein At5g07670, with protein sequence MSFRWENENPNPNSPLKKRWSLNQMVMAMKLQSLSCSPGITDKSNPILSPFPLPITDRTLLLSDELLLKIIALVSDSSTQRNSNSLVCKRWLNLQGRLVRSLRISDWNFLLSGRLIHRFPNLNHVDLLSAALISPKYSDVLLTNRVISMHLSSDSFPNWCFCEDNMLPFQVIDNGLTSLAAGCPNLRRLHVIGATEIGLLTVAEECSTLQVLELQRCSDNILRGIAACGNLQILKLVGHVDGFYNSVVSDIGLTILAQGCKRLVKLELSGCEGSFDGIKAIGKCCQMLEELTFSDHRMGDGWLAAISFCENLKTLRFQSCKRIDPNPGMEEYLGCCPALDRLHLQKCQLRDKKSVAALFSVCRVVREIVIQDCWGLDNSIFSFAMICRRVKLLYVEGCSLLTTEGLECVIHSWKELQSLRVVTCKNIKDSEISPALATLFTTLKELRWSPDTKSLLPSGVMGKKGDKFFKRAR encoded by the exons ATGTCGTTTCGGTGGGAGAACGagaaccctaaccctaactctCCGTTGAAGAAACGTTGGTCCCTAAACCAAATGGTAATGGCGATGAAGCTCCAGTCCCTCTCTTGTTCTCCTGGCATCACCGACAAAAGCAACCCTATTCTCTCCCCATTCCCACTTCCTATCACCGATCGAACCCTTCTCTTATCTGACGAGCTTCTCCTCAAAATCATTGCATTAGTCTCCGATTCCTCCACTCAGCGAAACTCCAACTCTCTGGTCTGCAAGCGCTGGCTCAACCTCCAAGGCCGCCTCGTCCGCTCCCTCAGAATCTCCGACTGGAACTTCCTCCTCTCCGGCAGACTCATCCACCGCTTCCCCAATCTCAACCACGTCGACCTGCTCTCCGCCGCCTTAATTTCCCCCAAATATTCCGACGTTCTCTTAACAAACCGAGTCATATCCATGCATCTTAGTTCAGACTCTTTCCCTAATTGGTGCTTCTGCGAGGACAACATGCTCCCCTTCCAAGTCATCGACAACGGCCTCACCTCCCTCGCCGCCGGCTGCCCTAATCTGCGCCGCCTCCATGTCATCGGCGCCACCGAGATCGGCCTCCTCACCGTTGCCGAGGAGTGCTCCACTTTGCAGGTACTCGAACTGCAGCGCTGCAGCGACAACATTCTCCGCGGGATCGCCGCGTGTGGGAATCTGCAGATTCTGAAGCTCGTTGGGCACGTTGATGGGTTCTACAATTCGGTGGTGTCTGATATTGGGTTGACTATTCTTGCTCAGGGGTGCAAGAGGCTCGTAAAGCTGGAGCTTAGTGGCTGTGAAGGGAGCTTTGATGGGATTAAGGCTATTGGGAAGTGTTGCCAAATGCTGGAGGAGTTGACCTTCTCTGATCATAGGATGGGTGATGGGTGGCTCGCTGCGATTTCCTTCTGCGAGAATTTGAAGACTTTGAGGTTTCAGTCTTGCAAGAGGATTGATCCCAATCCGGGTATGGAGGAGTATTTGGGCTGTTGCCCCGCGCTTGACCGATTGCATTTGCAGAAATGTCAGTTGCGGGATAAGAAGAGCGTTGCCGCTTTGTTTTCTGTGTGTAGGGTTGTTAGGGAGATTGTTATTCAGGACTGCTGGGGATTGGATAATAGCATCTTCAGTTTTGCAATGATTTGCAG GCGGGTAAAGTTGTTATACGTAGAAGGGTGCTCATTGCTAACAACAGAAGGTttggagtgtgtgattcattcGTGGAAGGAGCTTCAGAGCCTCAGAGTAGTGACATGTAAGAATATAAAGGACAGTGAGATCTCTCCTGCGCTTGCAACCTTGTTTACCACTCTCAAGGAGTTGAGATGGAGCCCAGATACCAAATCACTTCTTCCATCCGGTGTTATGGGAAAGAAAGgtgataaatttttcaaaagggCACGATAA
- the LOC100812099 gene encoding uncharacterized protein isoform X1 — translation MKKNKEKEKEKCVAVTSPVSGEDSDDKQRPAFPSVRFSSRNASSKYDFVKVKVWLGDNADHYYVLSRFLLSRMLTVTKIPNHVAIKIALELKKLLTDNSLLDVSQSDLEVNLFKLMERRGYGEEYINRYKMMTRFHHQRVPLVILVCGTACVGKSTIATQLAQRLNLPNVLQTDMVYELLRTSTDAPLASTPVWARDFSSSEELITEFCRECRVVRKGLAGDLKKAMKDGKPIIIEGIHLDPSIYLVDDDNKSPSGVHSENKEINPAFMTLDDNATAQIKDSHVSSSDESNGGSRILSSDEGVSADQVDAVSNSMASIGLAESIPEHKVCLAVASLRELETDKTTISKEKSGPKPIIVPIVLKMAEFDHKALLEEWISARTFNDKCPDLDNEKLIANLKTIQDYLCSFTSQGLTVVNVSATTFPQTLDWLHGYLLQCIEQGIEENVTPVAPA, via the exons atgaagaaaaataaagagaaagagaaagagaagtgcGTGGCTGTGACAAGCCCTGTGAGTGGCGAAGACAGCGATGATAAGCAACGCCCTGCCTTTCCCTCGGTCAGATTCTCTTCCCGCAACGCTTCTTCCAAATACGATTTCGTCAAG gtgaaGGTGTGGTTGGGTGATAATGCGGATCACTACTACGTTCTCTCCAGATTTTTGCTCAGCAGAATGCTAACGGTAACCAAG ATTCCAAACCACGTAGCTATCAAAATTGCTCTCGAATTGAAGAAGCTGCTCACAGATAACAGCCTTCTAGATGT CTCTCAATCTGACTTGGAAGTCAACCTATTTAAG CTTATGGAGCGGCGGGGATATGGAGAAGAGTACATAAATCGTTACAAGATGATGACAAG ATTTCATCATCAAAGAGTTCCATTAGTAATCCTTGTTTGTGGAACTGCTTGTGTTGGGAAGTCTACTATTGCCACCCAGCTTGCACAGAGGCTAAATTTACCAAATGTATTACAG ACAGATATGGTTTATGAATTGTTGCGCACATCAACAGA TGCACCATTGGCATCAACTCCAGTATGGGCAAGAGACTTCAGTTCATCAGAGGAGTTAATAACTGAATTTTGCAGAGAATGCAGGGTTGTTCGCAAAG GTTTGGCCGGTGATCTGAAAAAGGCAATGAAAGATGGGAAGCCAATTATAATCGAG GGGATACATTTGGATCCAAGCATTTATTTAGTAGATGATGACAATAAATCACCTTCTGGTGTACATTcagaaaataaagagataaatCCAGCATTTATGACATTGGATGATAATGCTACTGCACAAATAAAAGACAGTCATGTGAGTAGCAGTGATGAGAGTAATGGTGGCTCCAGGATTTTGAGCTCTGATGAAGGAGTATCTGCGGACCAGGTTGATGCAGTATCAAATTCTATGGCATCCATTGGCCTAGCTGAAAGCATCCCTGAACATAAAG tttgtctTGCAGTTGCTTCTCTTAGGGAGCTGGAGACAGACAAAACTACTATTAGTAAGGAGAAGTCAGGTCCCAAACCAATAATTGTGCCTATTGTTTTGAAGATGGCTGAATTTGATCATAAG GCATTACTTGAGGAGTGGATCTCTGCTCGCACATTTAATGACAAATGTCCTGACCTG GATAATGAGAAGCTTATAGCCAACTTGAAAACCATACAGGATTATCTGTGCTCGTTCACATCACAG